The following coding sequences are from one Kosakonia sp. H02 window:
- a CDS encoding MaoC/PaaZ C-terminal domain-containing protein produces MIRRYSAQDIEQWAHYSGDRNRVHFDKAFALKNGLKDIIVQGMLSLLDAKLMVSPWLNSDSSLNFYIKKPVLINTDIRLSIKDGRSKQILTVAESRDPEDICTTATILPYQPPDSLDNATRIPVSDIIIQTHLQTLKSYYPHIGCHWIILDTLLFSLCFNQRKDDYFHQQALKIARHHRYDSITTYHVAHKLFVSQRLLTSGDIDFQHFDYLIEDKDIYIDNDSAYNTFNIHVVEGDAIIFQSSIGCLTKASE; encoded by the coding sequence ATGATCAGGCGCTATTCTGCACAGGATATAGAGCAGTGGGCGCATTATTCAGGTGACCGAAATCGAGTGCACTTCGATAAAGCCTTTGCCCTGAAAAACGGTCTTAAAGACATTATTGTCCAGGGGATGCTTTCGTTACTCGACGCGAAGTTAATGGTGTCCCCCTGGTTAAACTCTGACTCCAGCCTTAATTTTTATATTAAGAAACCCGTTCTGATTAACACCGATATTCGATTGAGTATTAAAGACGGACGAAGTAAACAGATATTAACCGTTGCGGAATCCCGTGATCCTGAAGATATATGTACGACGGCAACAATCTTGCCGTACCAGCCCCCTGACTCACTAGATAATGCAACCAGGATCCCGGTGTCAGATATTATTATTCAGACTCACCTGCAAACTTTAAAAAGCTATTATCCACACATCGGCTGTCATTGGATAATTCTGGATACGCTATTATTTTCACTTTGCTTTAATCAACGTAAAGATGATTATTTTCATCAGCAGGCCCTGAAAATAGCCAGACATCACCGCTACGATAGCATCACGACTTACCATGTCGCGCATAAACTTTTTGTTTCGCAACGGCTACTAACAAGTGGCGATATTGATTTCCAACATTTCGATTATTTGATTGAAGATAAAGATATCTATATCGATAACGATTCCGCTTATAACACCTTTAATATTCATGTGGTTGAGGGTGATGCAATTATTTTCCAATCTTCTATCGGTTGTTTAACCAAAGCATCCGAATAA
- the wecA gene encoding UDP-N-acetylglucosamine--undecaprenyl-phosphate N-acetylglucosaminephosphotransferase, whose amino-acid sequence MNLLTAFTELFSIFLFTTLFLFIARKVAKRIGLVDKPNFRKRHQGLIPLVGGISVYAGICFTFGITNYYIPHAALYLLCAGALVFIGALDDRFDISVKFRASVQALVAVVMMVVGKLYLSSLGYIFGSWEMVLGPFGYLLTLFAVWAAINAFNMVDGIDGLLGGLSCVSFAAIGFILWFDGQSSLALWCFAMIAAILPYILLNLGVLGRRYKVFMGDAGSTLIGFTVIWILLETTQGKTHPISPVTALWIIAIPLMDMVAIMYRRLRKGMSPFSPDRQHIHHLIMRAGFTSRQAFVLITLAAALLASIGVVTEYLRLIPEWVMLALFLLAFFLYGYCIKRAWKVARFIKRVKRRMRRNRGQKSTLTK is encoded by the coding sequence GTGAATCTACTCACTGCTTTTACTGAATTATTCAGTATTTTTTTGTTTACTACGCTTTTCTTATTTATTGCCCGTAAAGTGGCAAAACGGATTGGTCTGGTAGACAAACCCAACTTTCGCAAACGCCATCAGGGACTGATTCCGTTAGTTGGGGGCATTTCAGTCTATGCCGGGATTTGTTTTACCTTTGGCATTACCAATTATTATATTCCGCACGCCGCCCTCTATCTTCTTTGCGCTGGTGCGCTGGTGTTCATCGGTGCGCTGGACGATCGTTTTGATATTAGCGTTAAATTCCGCGCGTCTGTTCAGGCGCTTGTCGCTGTCGTGATGATGGTGGTCGGCAAACTTTATCTGAGTAGTCTGGGGTACATCTTCGGCTCGTGGGAGATGGTGCTCGGCCCCTTTGGTTATCTGCTCACGTTGTTTGCCGTTTGGGCTGCCATCAACGCTTTCAATATGGTCGATGGTATCGATGGCCTGCTGGGCGGACTCTCTTGCGTTTCATTCGCCGCTATCGGTTTTATTTTATGGTTCGACGGGCAATCAAGCCTCGCGCTCTGGTGTTTTGCCATGATCGCCGCAATCCTGCCGTACATTTTGCTAAACCTTGGCGTGCTGGGACGCCGCTACAAAGTCTTTATGGGTGACGCTGGCAGTACGCTCATCGGCTTTACTGTGATCTGGATTTTACTGGAAACGACTCAGGGCAAAACTCATCCCATCAGCCCGGTGACTGCATTGTGGATTATTGCCATTCCGCTGATGGATATGGTCGCGATTATGTATCGTCGCCTGCGTAAAGGCATGAGTCCTTTCTCACCCGATCGCCAGCACATTCATCATCTCATCATGCGTGCAGGTTTTACTTCCCGTCAGGCATTCGTGCTGATCACGCTGGCTGCGGCTCTGCTTGCCAGCATCGGTGTGGTGACGGAGTATCTCCGCCTCATCCCAGAATGGGTAATGTTGGCATTATTCTTGCTAGCGTTCTTTTTGTATGGCTACTGTATTAAACGTGCGTGGAAAGTGGCGCGTTTTATCAAACGGGTAAAACGCAGAATGCGCCGTAACAGAGGTCAAAAATCAACACTAACCAAGTAA
- the fabG gene encoding 3-oxoacyl-ACP reductase FabG, which yields MDDKKWVLVTAGSRGIGSAIVKELVRQNYNVIFTYKNNSAQAAVLMHSLNVDGEVCWCYPCDVANVESVKTLCETIQEKHGSPYAVINNAGITKDALSFAMSLDDWLEVINTNLNSLFYLNHYLLNDMLMQRDGCIININSIAGLRGNVGQANYSASKSAQYGFTKTLAREVGNFNIRVNCIAPGPVMTDMLASVPEKTVSQLTKMTPLRKIGEPEDIALMVAFLLGKGGRHITGQTFVIDGGLSI from the coding sequence ATGGATGATAAAAAATGGGTTTTAGTCACGGCAGGTAGCCGTGGAATTGGTTCGGCGATTGTTAAAGAATTGGTTCGACAAAATTATAACGTGATCTTTACCTATAAAAATAACAGCGCGCAGGCTGCTGTATTAATGCACTCACTTAATGTGGATGGCGAAGTTTGCTGGTGCTATCCCTGCGATGTCGCGAATGTTGAATCGGTAAAAACATTATGTGAAACGATACAGGAAAAACATGGTTCACCTTACGCCGTCATTAATAATGCTGGTATTACCAAAGATGCACTCAGTTTCGCGATGAGCCTGGATGACTGGCTTGAAGTTATTAATACGAATCTCAATTCGCTTTTTTATTTAAACCATTACTTGCTCAACGACATGTTGATGCAGAGAGACGGTTGCATCATCAACATTAATTCCATTGCTGGCTTACGAGGCAATGTTGGACAGGCAAACTATTCGGCATCGAAGTCTGCGCAATATGGCTTTACCAAAACGCTGGCGCGGGAAGTCGGGAATTTCAATATCCGTGTTAACTGTATCGCTCCCGGCCCCGTTATGACCGATATGCTCGCTTCGGTGCCGGAAAAAACGGTGTCTCAGCTCACCAAAATGACCCCTCTGAGGAAAATAGGTGAACCCGAGGATATCGCTCTAATGGTCGCTTTCCTGCTGGGTAAGGGTGGGCGTCATATTACCGGACAGACCTTTGTTATCGACGGTGGGTTGTCCATTTGA
- the rhlB gene encoding ATP-dependent RNA helicase RhlB — translation MSKTHLTEQKFSDFALHPKVIEALENKGFHNCTPIQALALPLTLAGRDVAGQAQTGTGKTMAFLTSTFHYLLSHPAIEDRKVNQPRAIIMAPTRELAVQIHADAEPLAQATGLKLGLAYGGDGYDKQLKVLESGVDILIGTTGRMIDYTKQNHINLGAIQVVVLDEADRMYDLGFIKDIRWLFRRMPATDQRLNMLFSATLSYRVRELAFEQMNNAEYVEVEPEQKTGHRIKEELFYPSNDEKMRLLQTLIEEEWPDRAIIFANTKHRCEDIWGSLAADGHRVGLLTGDVAQKKRLRILDEFTRGDLDILVATDVAARGLHIPAVTHVFNYDLPDDCEDYVHRIGRTGRAGASGSSISLACEEYALNLPAIESYIGHSIPVSKYDPEALLSELPPPKRLTRSRSGNGPRRSGGAPRNRRRSG, via the coding sequence ATGAGCAAAACACATTTGACAGAACAGAAGTTTTCCGACTTCGCCCTGCACCCAAAAGTTATTGAAGCCCTTGAAAATAAAGGGTTTCATAATTGCACGCCTATACAGGCTCTGGCTCTTCCGCTGACGCTGGCGGGCCGTGACGTTGCAGGTCAGGCGCAAACCGGTACCGGTAAAACGATGGCGTTTTTAACGTCAACGTTCCATTATCTCCTCTCTCACCCGGCAATCGAAGACCGCAAAGTTAACCAGCCGCGCGCCATTATTATGGCTCCGACGCGTGAACTGGCGGTGCAAATTCACGCTGATGCAGAGCCGCTGGCGCAGGCAACTGGCCTGAAGCTGGGGCTGGCTTATGGCGGTGATGGCTACGACAAACAGCTGAAAGTGCTGGAAAGCGGCGTCGATATTCTTATCGGCACCACGGGTCGTATGATCGATTACACCAAGCAGAACCACATTAACCTGGGCGCGATTCAGGTCGTGGTGCTGGACGAAGCCGATCGCATGTACGATCTGGGTTTTATTAAAGATATTCGCTGGCTGTTCCGCCGTATGCCAGCAACAGATCAGCGCCTGAATATGCTGTTCTCTGCCACCCTCTCTTATCGGGTGCGTGAACTGGCATTTGAGCAGATGAACAACGCGGAATATGTTGAAGTGGAACCGGAACAGAAAACCGGCCACCGCATTAAAGAAGAGCTTTTCTATCCGTCTAATGACGAGAAAATGCGCTTACTGCAAACCCTGATCGAAGAAGAGTGGCCCGATCGCGCCATTATTTTCGCTAATACTAAACACCGCTGTGAAGATATCTGGGGAAGCCTTGCCGCAGATGGTCACCGTGTAGGGTTGTTGACGGGTGATGTGGCGCAGAAAAAACGCCTGCGCATTCTTGATGAATTCACCCGTGGCGATCTCGATATTCTGGTGGCGACAGATGTTGCCGCGCGCGGTTTGCACATTCCCGCTGTCACGCACGTTTTTAACTACGATCTGCCGGACGATTGTGAAGATTACGTTCACCGTATTGGCCGTACTGGTCGCGCCGGTGCCAGTGGTAGCTCCATCAGCCTGGCCTGTGAAGAGTACGCGCTGAACCTGCCAGCGATTGAAAGCTATATTGGTCACTCCATTCCGGTCAGTAAATACGATCCGGAAGCGTTGCTCAGCGAACTGCCGCCGCCGAAGCGTCTGACGCGCTCGCGCTCCGGTAATGGTCCGCGTCGTAGCGGTGGTGCTCCACGTAATCGTCGTCGTTCAGGTTAA
- a CDS encoding beta-ketoacyl-[acyl-carrier-protein] synthase family protein, which yields MNTSMHHSHRVVITGYGAICSLGEDSEKIWQSVRDKKMGYEEWDDPGKGISAKFFGRVTYPLKLEKFSRKILKNTPRFAEFGLLATDEALTMAFGDEQDIFSYYDSRDCGVIFGTGWAGFDSSTINYYAYADPESLSASAHSCFHSMPSIGTSVISVNWKLRGYQNSPVAACATGNIAIGDAYEVIKSGKARMMLAGGGESLMQPFTIWSVDILGALSKEQQEAAKACCPFSLDRSGFILSEGAATVCLERLEDALARNATIYGEVIGYANHSDAYANLTAPAPDLVGRTTTIQRAIEYAQLEIDDIDYINAHGTSTPMNDYNETLVLKEVFGSRIYDIPVSSTKSYTGHLIAAAGSMETIFCLKSITDNMIPATINLNNPDPKCDLNYVPNNHLFGQRLNHVVNINYGFGGANSCLVIKRYEE from the coding sequence ATGAACACATCTATGCACCACTCTCACCGAGTCGTTATTACTGGCTATGGCGCTATTTGTTCTCTCGGTGAAGATAGCGAGAAAATATGGCAATCCGTCCGCGATAAAAAAATGGGATATGAAGAATGGGATGATCCCGGGAAAGGTATTTCAGCTAAATTTTTTGGTAGAGTTACATATCCTCTTAAACTTGAAAAGTTCTCCAGAAAGATCCTCAAAAATACACCGCGATTCGCTGAATTCGGTTTATTGGCAACTGACGAAGCCCTGACAATGGCATTTGGCGATGAGCAAGATATTTTCTCTTATTATGATTCTCGCGACTGCGGTGTTATTTTTGGCACCGGCTGGGCCGGGTTTGATAGCTCGACTATCAATTATTACGCTTATGCCGATCCCGAATCCCTTTCTGCTTCTGCGCACAGTTGTTTTCACTCGATGCCGAGCATCGGTACGTCTGTCATCTCGGTGAACTGGAAACTCAGGGGCTATCAAAACTCGCCTGTTGCCGCCTGTGCCACCGGGAATATCGCGATTGGCGATGCGTATGAAGTCATTAAAAGCGGTAAAGCGCGGATGATGCTTGCAGGCGGTGGCGAAAGCTTGATGCAGCCATTCACCATCTGGTCAGTGGATATTCTGGGGGCGTTATCGAAGGAGCAGCAGGAAGCCGCAAAAGCATGCTGCCCTTTTAGCCTCGACAGAAGCGGGTTTATTCTTTCCGAAGGCGCTGCAACGGTTTGTCTTGAAAGGCTTGAAGACGCGTTGGCGCGCAACGCAACCATTTACGGCGAAGTTATTGGCTATGCAAATCACAGCGATGCATATGCCAATCTCACTGCCCCGGCACCGGATCTGGTTGGCCGGACAACCACCATTCAACGCGCTATTGAGTATGCACAGCTTGAGATTGACGATATCGACTATATCAATGCCCACGGCACTTCAACGCCGATGAATGATTACAATGAAACGTTGGTATTAAAAGAGGTTTTCGGTTCGCGGATATACGATATTCCTGTCTCCAGTACCAAATCCTACACTGGTCATCTTATTGCCGCGGCGGGAAGCATGGAAACTATCTTCTGCTTAAAAAGCATTACAGATAATATGATTCCGGCAACCATTAATCTTAATAATCCAGACCCCAAATGCGATCTTAATTATGTGCCGAACAACCATCTCTTTGGTCAGCGATTGAATCACGTTGTTAATATCAATTACGGGTTTGGCGGTGCAAATAGCTGTCTGGTTATTAAGAGGTATGAAGAATGA
- a CDS encoding phosphopantetheine-binding protein: MNNDLDNFLKTLIDKLTDYDIEQLNSNTPIEALDLVSLDFVTIKVEAKKTLDIDIDLNSLADAQPETYGELVAYLKSKYVEGK; this comes from the coding sequence ATGAACAATGATCTCGATAATTTTCTGAAAACGTTAATTGATAAGTTGACCGATTATGATATTGAGCAACTTAATAGCAACACGCCAATTGAAGCGTTAGATCTCGTAAGCCTCGATTTTGTCACTATTAAAGTGGAAGCAAAAAAAACATTAGATATCGATATTGACTTAAATTCTCTTGCTGATGCGCAACCAGAAACTTATGGCGAATTAGTTGCTTATTTGAAAAGTAAATACGTTGAGGGGAAATAA
- the gppA gene encoding guanosine-5'-triphosphate,3'-diphosphate diphosphatase, with product MLGSASLYAAIDLGSNSFHMLVVREVAGSIQTLSRIKRKVRLAAGLSPENRLSEEAMERGWQCLRLFSERLQDIPPEQIRVVATATLRLAVNAQDFLDKAREILGCPVQVISGEEEARLIYQGVAHTTGGADQRLVVDIGGASTELVTGTGAQTTSLFSLSMGCVTWLERFFTDRNLGQENFDTAELAARDVLRPVADELRHHGWKVCVGASGTVQALQEIMMAQGMDERITLAKLQQLKQRAIQCGRLEELEIEGLTLERALVFPSGLAILIAIFTEMNIESMTLAGGALREGLVYGMLHLAVDQDIRSRTLRNIQRRFMIDIDQSRRVSTLAQRFTQNVAKEWELDAYSSEILHVACELHEIGLSIEFKQAPLHAAWLVRNLDLPGFTPAQKKLLATLLLNQTNAVDLSSLHQQNAVPPRVAEHLCRLLRLAIIFASRRRDDLLPDITVSAEGETLTLALPQDWLASHPLGAELIEQESQWQSYVHWPLEIRQEHC from the coding sequence ATGCTCGGTTCCGCCTCGCTCTATGCAGCCATTGATCTCGGTTCCAATAGTTTTCATATGCTGGTTGTGCGCGAGGTGGCGGGAAGTATTCAAACCCTCTCCCGCATTAAGCGCAAGGTCCGCCTGGCGGCGGGCCTGAGCCCTGAAAATCGCCTCTCTGAGGAAGCGATGGAGCGCGGCTGGCAATGTCTGCGCCTCTTTTCCGAGCGTCTGCAAGATATCCCCCCGGAACAAATCCGCGTAGTGGCAACCGCCACGCTGCGTCTGGCCGTTAATGCGCAGGACTTCCTCGACAAAGCGCGAGAAATTCTCGGCTGCCCAGTGCAGGTTATTAGCGGCGAAGAAGAAGCGCGCCTGATTTATCAGGGCGTTGCCCATACAACCGGCGGCGCGGATCAGCGTCTGGTGGTGGATATTGGCGGAGCGAGCACGGAACTTGTCACCGGCACAGGAGCACAAACCACCTCGTTATTCAGCCTGTCGATGGGCTGTGTCACCTGGCTTGAACGTTTTTTTACCGACCGCAATCTCGGCCAGGAAAACTTCGATACCGCAGAACTGGCCGCGCGTGACGTACTGCGCCCGGTCGCCGATGAGCTACGTCATCACGGCTGGAAAGTCTGCGTTGGCGCATCCGGCACGGTGCAAGCCCTGCAAGAGATCATGATGGCGCAGGGGATGGATGAGCGCATTACCCTCGCTAAATTGCAGCAACTCAAGCAGCGCGCGATCCAGTGCGGGCGGCTTGAAGAGCTGGAAATCGAAGGCCTGACGCTGGAGCGCGCACTGGTCTTCCCCAGCGGTTTAGCGATCCTGATCGCCATTTTCACCGAAATGAATATTGAAAGCATGACACTGGCCGGTGGCGCACTGCGTGAAGGCCTGGTCTACGGCATGCTTCATCTGGCGGTTGACCAGGATATCCGCAGTCGCACACTGCGCAATATTCAACGCCGCTTTATGATTGATATTGACCAGTCCAGACGAGTCTCCACGCTGGCGCAACGTTTTACTCAAAATGTGGCGAAAGAGTGGGAACTGGATGCTTACAGTAGTGAAATCCTGCATGTTGCCTGCGAACTGCATGAAATTGGTTTAAGTATCGAATTTAAACAAGCGCCACTGCATGCGGCCTGGCTGGTACGCAATCTCGATCTGCCGGGTTTCACTCCCGCGCAAAAGAAACTGCTCGCGACGTTGCTGCTTAACCAGACTAACGCTGTTGATCTCTCCTCTTTGCATCAGCAAAACGCCGTGCCGCCGCGCGTCGCGGAACATTTGTGCCGCCTGTTACGTCTGGCGATTATTTTTGCCAGCCGCCGTCGTGACGATCTGCTGCCAGATATTACCGTCTCGGCAGAAGGCGAGACGTTAACGCTGGCACTGCCGCAGGACTGGCTGGCAAGCCATCCGCTTGGCGCGGAGTTGATCGAACAGGAAAGTCAGTGGCAAAGTTATGTCCACTGGCCGCTGGAAATCCGCCAGGAACATTGCTGA
- a CDS encoding class I SAM-dependent methyltransferase family protein, with amino-acid sequence MPQTDQMHHFVSHDSQQITYRYFPARSQNGPSHAIILFYRERDFCEDVVAFVGTLGLADCAVFVIDFDSNDIMPGTADGSSAISHEGYYFQQFIDHITTHYSIRAQDIALISHGDRAVVIAAWMTDYALDIRSVVFYSPKFFFRKRDALLYRLKGVAKRQLPPYPAINDLLYSSQRVFRSAFAWSTPTQFVLTKDDRKTRLAPLMTFYANLGSRIKALLMMPDTGFGCPEQEWNTEKMAQTRSFLAAHFLQTTPAPSLFDSHLRGATQDEYEKLRLPEQNVFKRLYWMLAAFALRRVGKLSTGVQLGLETGFDSGASLEYVYENQPSGKNALGTTLDRYYLNNIGWHCTRMREKHVEELISLAATRLAEQEQTVRILDVAAGHGRYVLNAIEKIQQPITHILMRDFELSNVQEGEKLLMQRGLMDIARFEQGDAFSPDDLATLPGDRTLSVVSGFYELFSDNNLVLTSLNGIANATKKGGYLVYTTKFWNPKLALMARVLPSHKKGEHWLLRRRTQREIDQLVKRAGFAKITQRVDPWGMFSVTLAKKVR; translated from the coding sequence ATGCCGCAGACAGATCAGATGCACCACTTTGTCAGCCATGACAGCCAGCAAATCACTTACCGCTATTTTCCGGCGCGTTCACAAAATGGGCCTTCACACGCCATCATTCTGTTTTACCGTGAAAGAGACTTTTGTGAAGACGTCGTTGCGTTTGTCGGGACGCTGGGTCTGGCGGATTGCGCTGTATTTGTTATTGATTTTGATAGCAATGACATCATGCCCGGGACGGCAGATGGTTCGTCTGCTATCTCCCATGAGGGCTATTATTTTCAGCAATTTATCGATCACATCACGACGCACTATTCCATTCGAGCCCAGGATATTGCCCTTATTTCCCATGGCGATCGCGCCGTGGTGATCGCCGCCTGGATGACCGATTACGCCCTTGATATCCGGTCGGTGGTTTTTTACTCGCCGAAATTTTTCTTTCGAAAAAGGGACGCGCTTTTGTACCGGTTGAAAGGTGTCGCCAAACGCCAGTTGCCCCCTTATCCCGCCATTAACGATCTTCTCTATTCCAGCCAGCGAGTTTTCAGAAGCGCATTTGCATGGTCAACGCCAACGCAGTTCGTTCTGACGAAAGACGATCGCAAAACGAGACTCGCCCCGCTGATGACGTTTTATGCCAATCTGGGTAGTCGTATAAAAGCGCTTCTGATGATGCCGGACACTGGATTTGGTTGCCCGGAGCAGGAGTGGAATACAGAGAAAATGGCGCAAACCCGGTCATTTTTAGCGGCGCATTTTTTACAGACGACGCCGGCTCCTTCATTATTCGACTCTCATCTGCGCGGGGCCACGCAGGATGAGTATGAAAAGCTGCGCTTGCCTGAGCAAAATGTATTCAAGCGCCTGTACTGGATGCTCGCCGCGTTTGCACTGCGACGGGTGGGAAAGCTATCGACAGGCGTTCAACTGGGTCTGGAAACTGGCTTTGATTCCGGTGCTTCACTGGAATATGTCTATGAAAATCAGCCCAGCGGCAAAAATGCACTGGGGACGACCCTTGACCGCTATTATTTGAACAATATTGGCTGGCACTGCACAAGGATGAGAGAGAAACATGTTGAAGAACTTATCTCTCTCGCTGCGACCAGGCTAGCGGAGCAGGAGCAGACTGTGCGGATTCTGGATGTTGCCGCCGGTCATGGCCGATATGTGCTTAACGCTATTGAAAAAATCCAGCAGCCGATTACCCATATTTTGATGCGTGATTTTGAGCTTTCTAATGTTCAGGAAGGGGAAAAATTGCTGATGCAGAGGGGATTGATGGATATTGCGCGGTTTGAACAGGGCGATGCGTTTTCTCCTGACGATTTAGCGACGTTGCCAGGCGATCGCACCTTGTCTGTCGTCTCAGGCTTTTATGAACTGTTCAGTGATAACAACCTGGTGCTGACATCCCTGAATGGGATTGCCAACGCAACGAAAAAAGGGGGTTATCTTGTTTATACGACCAAGTTCTGGAATCCAAAACTGGCATTGATGGCTCGTGTACTTCCCAGCCATAAAAAAGGGGAACACTGGCTGCTGCGTCGGCGAACTCAGCGTGAAATCGATCAGCTCGTAAAGCGCGCAGGCTTTGCCAAAATCACGCAGCGTGTCGATCCGTGGGGGATGTTTAGCGTGACGCTAGCGAAAAAAGTCAGGTGA
- the trxA gene encoding thioredoxin TrxA: protein MSDKIIHLTDDSFDTDVLKANGLVLVDFWAEWCGPCKMIAPILDEIANEYEGKLTIAKLNIDQNPGTAPKYGIRGIPTLLLFKNGEVAATKVGALSKGQLKEFLDANLA, encoded by the coding sequence ATGAGCGATAAAATTATTCACCTGACTGACGATAGTTTTGACACGGATGTACTCAAAGCGAACGGGCTTGTACTCGTTGATTTCTGGGCAGAGTGGTGTGGACCGTGCAAAATGATCGCCCCGATTCTGGATGAGATCGCTAATGAGTACGAAGGCAAGTTGACCATTGCGAAACTGAACATCGACCAGAATCCAGGCACTGCGCCGAAATATGGCATTCGTGGTATCCCGACCCTGCTGCTGTTTAAAAATGGCGAAGTGGCGGCAACCAAAGTGGGTGCACTGTCTAAAGGCCAGTTGAAAGAGTTCCTGGACGCCAACCTGGCGTAA
- the rho gene encoding transcription termination factor Rho, translated as MNLTELKNTPVSELITLGENMGLENLARMRKQDIIFAILKQHAKSGEDIFGDGVLEILQDGFGFLRSADSSYLAGPDDIYVSPSQIRRFNLRTGDTISGKIRPPKEGERYFALLKVNEVNYDKPENARNKILFENLTPLHANSRLRMERGNGSTEDLTARVLDLASPIGRGQRGLIVAPPKAGKTMLLQNIAQSIAYNHPDCVLMVLLIDERPEEVTEMQRLVKGEVVASTFDEPASRHVQVAEMVIEKAKRLVEHKKDVIILLDSITRLARAYNTVVPASGKVLTGGVDANALHRPKRFFGAARNVEEGGSLTIIATALIDTGSKMDEVIYEEFKGTGNMELHLSRKIAEKRVFPAIDYNRSGTRKEELLTTQEELQKMWILRKIIHPMGEIDAMEFLINKLAMTKTNDEFFDMMKRS; from the coding sequence ATGAATCTTACCGAATTAAAGAATACGCCGGTTTCTGAGCTGATCACTCTCGGCGAAAATATGGGGCTGGAAAACCTGGCCCGTATGCGCAAACAGGACATCATTTTCGCCATCCTGAAGCAGCACGCGAAGAGTGGCGAAGATATCTTTGGCGACGGTGTGCTGGAGATTTTGCAGGATGGATTTGGTTTCCTCCGTTCCGCAGACAGCTCCTACCTCGCCGGCCCTGACGACATCTACGTATCCCCCAGCCAAATCCGCCGTTTCAACCTCCGCACCGGTGACACCATTTCAGGTAAGATTCGCCCGCCTAAAGAAGGTGAACGTTACTTTGCCCTGCTGAAAGTTAACGAGGTGAACTACGATAAACCGGAAAACGCGCGTAATAAGATTCTGTTCGAGAACTTAACGCCGCTGCACGCGAACTCTCGCCTGCGTATGGAACGTGGTAATGGCTCCACCGAAGACTTAACCGCTCGCGTACTGGATCTGGCGTCGCCAATCGGCCGCGGCCAGCGTGGTCTGATCGTGGCACCGCCGAAAGCCGGTAAAACCATGCTGCTGCAAAACATCGCGCAGAGCATCGCATACAACCATCCTGACTGTGTGCTGATGGTGCTGCTGATTGATGAACGTCCGGAAGAAGTAACAGAAATGCAGCGCCTGGTGAAAGGCGAAGTGGTTGCGTCAACCTTCGATGAACCTGCTTCCCGCCACGTGCAGGTTGCTGAAATGGTTATTGAAAAAGCCAAACGCCTGGTTGAGCACAAGAAAGACGTTATCATTCTGCTCGACTCCATCACCCGTCTGGCTCGCGCTTACAACACCGTCGTTCCGGCGTCCGGTAAAGTGTTGACCGGTGGTGTGGATGCCAACGCCCTGCATCGTCCGAAGCGTTTCTTCGGTGCTGCGCGTAACGTGGAAGAGGGCGGTAGCCTGACCATTATCGCGACCGCGCTTATCGATACCGGTTCGAAAATGGACGAAGTGATTTACGAAGAGTTTAAAGGCACCGGTAACATGGAGCTGCATCTCTCGCGTAAAATCGCTGAAAAACGCGTCTTCCCGGCGATTGATTACAACCGCTCCGGTACCCGTAAAGAAGAGCTGCTTACCACTCAGGAAGAACTGCAAAAAATGTGGATCCTGCGCAAAATCATTCACCCAATGGGTGAGATCGATGCGATGGAGTTCCTCATCAACAAGCTGGCTATGACGAAGACTAATGACGAGTTCTTCGACATGATGAAGCGCTCTTAA